The following proteins are encoded in a genomic region of Acidobacteriota bacterium:
- a CDS encoding molybdopterin-dependent oxidoreductase: MKNEISRREFMARVSAAGFGALVASTTNAWGLEAVTNPLAAYPNRDWEKVYRDLWAYDSRYTFTCAPNDTHNCLLNAHVRQGVITRIGPTMKYGEAVDLLGNGTSHRWDPRVCQKGLALTRRFYGDRRVNGTMVRAGYKKWHDDGFPRGKDGKPDESYFNRGRDEWIRMSHDDAAAIVAAALSNIAETYTGDEGKRRLTEQHYDEATIEATQGVGTQVMKFRGGMPLLGMTRVFGMYRMANSMALLDSKIRGVGPDQAMGGKGFDNYSWHTDLPPGHTMVTGQQTVEFDLNSVEQAKTVVVWGMNWITTKMPDAHWLTEARMKGTKVIVIACEYSATATKADDVLVVRPGTTPALALGFANVIMQENLYDKEYVQQWTDLPILVRMDTLKYLKAAEVFGGDPAVLKQTLIVKDGEKAPPPIQQTVQNVVPEKLRLEWGDYVFWDAKKNAAQALTRDDVGKNSKAVDAMLEGSIEVTLADGTKVKCRPVFDLVKDYASHFTPQTVEELAWAPAAAVQNLARHFAKDFGTTLFAVGMGPNQFFNSDNKDRDVFLLACLTGNVGKIGGNVGSYAGNYRTALFNGAPQYINENPFDIELDETKPARSKQYWKAESAHYYNHEDHPLRVGNKLLTGKTHMPCPTKSLWFANANSILGNVKWHYNMVVNALPKIESIIVNEWWWSTSCEWADVVFGVDSWAELKHPDMTASVTNPFLLIFPKTPIPRIFNTMGDIEIYSLVSSKFADLTGDQRFNDYWKFVREDRTDVYLQRILDHSTNTKGYKFGDLHDKAVNGVPAIINSRTTPKNVGYDQLTDMTPWYTKSGRLEFYREEDEFIEAGENLPVHREPVDSTFYEPNIIISGPHEAMRPMGPEDYGAKRDDLSCETRCGRNVVYTWEEAKTKPHPLIKDDYKFIFHTPKFRHGSHTTPIDTDMNAMLFGPFGDIYRRDKRAPFVTEGYVDINPTDAQEMGVNDGDYVWIDADPEDRPFRGWQKDKKNYEFARLLCRARYYPGTPRGVTRMWFNMYAATPGSMQGQRERKDGLAKNPRTNYQAMFRSGSHQSATRGWLKPTWMTDSLVRKGMFGQEMGKGFAADIHCPTGAPRESFVKITKAEPGGIGDEPLWRPTKLGIRPRTESEAMKRYLAGDFIK; encoded by the coding sequence ATGAAAAACGAAATTTCTAGGCGTGAGTTCATGGCGAGGGTATCAGCTGCGGGTTTTGGGGCACTTGTCGCATCGACAACTAATGCCTGGGGCCTCGAGGCAGTAACAAATCCGCTTGCAGCATATCCGAATCGCGATTGGGAAAAGGTATATCGTGACCTGTGGGCATACGATTCACGATATACGTTCACCTGTGCGCCGAACGACACGCACAATTGCCTGCTCAACGCTCACGTTCGTCAGGGCGTGATCACACGCATCGGCCCGACAATGAAGTACGGTGAGGCGGTTGATCTGCTCGGCAATGGCACATCGCACCGTTGGGACCCTCGTGTCTGCCAGAAAGGACTCGCTCTGACGCGCCGATTCTACGGCGACCGCCGCGTCAACGGGACGATGGTCCGCGCCGGTTACAAGAAATGGCACGATGACGGCTTCCCTCGAGGCAAGGACGGCAAGCCTGACGAAAGCTATTTTAATCGCGGCCGTGATGAATGGATTCGAATGTCGCATGACGATGCTGCGGCCATCGTGGCTGCCGCCCTCAGTAACATCGCCGAGACGTACACAGGTGATGAAGGTAAACGCAGGTTAACAGAACAGCACTATGACGAAGCGACGATCGAGGCCACACAAGGCGTCGGCACGCAGGTGATGAAATTCCGCGGCGGCATGCCGTTGCTCGGCATGACACGAGTTTTCGGAATGTACCGAATGGCAAATTCGATGGCATTGCTCGATTCGAAGATCCGCGGCGTCGGGCCTGATCAGGCGATGGGCGGTAAGGGTTTTGATAATTACTCATGGCACACCGATCTTCCGCCTGGACATACGATGGTTACCGGACAGCAGACAGTCGAATTTGACCTCAATTCCGTCGAACAGGCAAAAACGGTCGTCGTCTGGGGTATGAATTGGATCACGACAAAAATGCCCGACGCCCACTGGCTGACCGAGGCCCGAATGAAAGGTACCAAGGTCATCGTTATTGCTTGCGAATACTCGGCAACTGCGACAAAGGCAGATGACGTTCTAGTCGTCCGCCCCGGCACAACTCCTGCTCTTGCACTCGGCTTTGCCAACGTCATAATGCAGGAGAATTTATACGATAAGGAATACGTTCAGCAGTGGACCGACCTGCCGATCCTTGTTCGAATGGATACGCTCAAATATTTGAAGGCGGCTGAGGTTTTCGGCGGTGATCCGGCCGTTTTGAAACAGACATTAATCGTCAAAGACGGCGAAAAGGCTCCTCCGCCGATCCAGCAGACAGTGCAGAACGTTGTGCCCGAAAAGCTCCGACTCGAATGGGGTGACTACGTATTCTGGGATGCGAAAAAGAACGCCGCTCAGGCTCTTACCCGAGATGATGTCGGCAAGAACTCAAAGGCCGTTGACGCTATGCTCGAAGGCTCAATCGAAGTCACGCTCGCCGATGGCACGAAGGTAAAATGCCGGCCGGTTTTTGACCTGGTCAAGGACTACGCGTCGCATTTCACGCCGCAAACGGTCGAGGAACTTGCTTGGGCTCCAGCTGCCGCGGTACAGAATCTGGCCCGTCACTTTGCGAAAGATTTCGGAACTACGCTCTTTGCGGTCGGAATGGGCCCGAATCAGTTCTTTAACAGCGACAACAAGGACCGCGACGTTTTTCTGCTCGCCTGTCTTACCGGCAACGTCGGCAAGATCGGCGGCAACGTCGGTTCGTACGCGGGCAACTATCGCACGGCGCTTTTCAACGGTGCACCGCAGTATATCAACGAAAACCCTTTCGACATCGAGCTTGATGAGACAAAACCCGCACGTTCGAAACAATATTGGAAGGCTGAGTCGGCTCACTATTATAATCACGAAGATCATCCGCTCCGCGTCGGCAATAAGCTCTTGACCGGCAAAACACACATGCCTTGCCCAACGAAATCACTCTGGTTCGCCAACGCGAATTCGATTCTCGGCAACGTCAAATGGCACTACAATATGGTTGTCAATGCTTTGCCGAAGATTGAATCGATCATAGTAAACGAATGGTGGTGGTCCACGTCGTGCGAATGGGCGGACGTCGTCTTTGGTGTTGATTCATGGGCCGAATTGAAACATCCTGACATGACCGCGTCGGTCACAAATCCGTTCCTGCTCATATTTCCCAAAACGCCGATTCCCCGGATCTTCAACACGATGGGCGACATCGAGATTTATTCGCTTGTCTCGTCGAAGTTTGCCGATCTGACAGGCGACCAACGGTTCAACGACTATTGGAAATTCGTCCGCGAGGACCGCACCGATGTGTATCTGCAGCGGATACTTGACCACTCGACGAATACGAAGGGCTACAAGTTTGGCGATTTACACGACAAGGCGGTAAATGGCGTTCCGGCGATTATTAACAGCCGCACGACGCCGAAAAATGTCGGCTACGACCAGTTGACCGATATGACGCCTTGGTACACCAAGAGCGGTCGGCTAGAGTTTTATCGTGAGGAAGACGAGTTCATCGAGGCCGGTGAAAATCTGCCGGTCCATCGCGAGCCGGTTGATTCGACATTTTACGAACCGAACATCATCATCTCAGGACCGCACGAGGCAATGCGTCCAATGGGGCCCGAGGACTATGGCGCAAAACGCGACGACCTCTCATGCGAAACTCGGTGCGGACGGAATGTCGTTTACACTTGGGAGGAAGCCAAAACCAAGCCTCATCCGCTGATCAAGGATGATTACAAGTTCATTTTCCACACACCGAAATTCCGCCACGGATCACATACGACGCCGATCGATACGGATATGAACGCCATGCTCTTTGGCCCGTTCGGCGACATATACCGCCGTGACAAACGGGCGCCGTTCGTCACCGAGGGCTACGTCGATATAAATCCGACAGACGCCCAGGAAATGGGTGTGAACGACGGCGATTATGTTTGGATCGACGCCGACCCCGAAGATCGTCCGTTCCGGGGATGGCAAAAAGACAAGAAAAATTACGAATTTGCCCGACTGCTTTGCCGTGCAAGATATTATCCCGGCACGCCAAGGGGCGTTACGCGTATGTGGTTCAACATGTACGCTGCTACTCCGGGCTCGATGCAGGGCCAACGCGAACGCAAGGACGGTCTCGCAAAGAACCCGCGAACGAACTATCAGGCAATGTTCCGTTCCGGTTCACACCAATCTGCGACCCGCGGTTGGCTTAAGCCGACTTGGATGACCGATTCGCTTGTCCGCAAAGGGATGTTCGGTCAGGAAATGGGCAAGGGCTTTGCCGCCGATATTCACTGCCCGACGGGAGCACCTCGTGAATCTTTTGTGAAGATCACGAAGGCTGAGCCGGGCGGCATCGGCGACGAGCCGCTATGGCGTCCCACTAAGCTCGGCATCCGGCCGCGGACTGAATCAGAGGCAATGAAGCGATATCTCGCTGGAGACTTTATTAAGTAG
- a CDS encoding cytochrome b N-terminal domain-containing protein has translation MKAEGYSALHEFWINLRAIPDHVYRAMFRGGAPKTDRTRSSFIFGNVFLHLHSVRTHLWSLRWSTTMGLGIMTTAAFLITLITGILLMFYYKPYPDVAYQSIKDIHFIVPTGRFMRNIHRWAANVMVIAVIIHMARAFYTSSYRKPREFNWFIGWGLLVTTLGLSFTGYLLPWDQLAYWAITIGANIAQSPREITDALGITQWVDIGGLQREILLGSDKVGEEALIRFYLLHVMILPLTLLMLMAVHFWRIRKDGGLAKPADADERVAEEAKEFYPVFTDAPTKTYHLAAVVKGKTPAVGSGPEHTVPSMPHLFYAELGVLMLTTLICLALAFVSDAPLKELANPLVPENPAKAPWYFLGLQEIVSFSAFMGGIGIPMLCVIGLGLIPFLDREKEGTGEWFGGPGGWKLVKWSVVVGFAASIAVEAFAIKFGWLREWFPDIPQLFITFINPGTVLTAIYATYSIWAVKKYNSTRAGALALFTCFLCGFIVLTVIGTYFRGPNWDFFWSPSDWGGH, from the coding sequence ATGAAAGCAGAGGGCTATTCAGCATTACACGAATTTTGGATCAACCTGCGGGCTATCCCGGATCACGTCTATCGGGCGATGTTCCGCGGCGGAGCACCAAAAACGGATCGGACACGTTCGTCGTTTATATTCGGCAATGTCTTTCTCCATCTTCACTCGGTCCGAACGCATCTCTGGAGCCTAAGGTGGAGCACAACAATGGGCCTGGGCATAATGACGACCGCCGCATTTCTGATCACGCTGATCACCGGCATTCTGCTGATGTTTTACTACAAGCCGTACCCGGACGTTGCGTATCAATCGATCAAGGACATTCACTTTATCGTGCCGACCGGACGATTTATGCGAAATATCCATCGCTGGGCCGCGAATGTGATGGTCATCGCTGTCATCATTCACATGGCGAGGGCGTTTTACACGTCATCGTATCGCAAACCGCGTGAATTTAATTGGTTTATCGGCTGGGGACTGTTGGTGACAACGCTCGGCCTTTCGTTCACGGGCTATTTGCTCCCGTGGGATCAACTCGCGTACTGGGCGATCACGATCGGTGCGAATATTGCCCAGTCTCCGCGTGAAATAACCGACGCATTGGGGATCACGCAATGGGTAGATATCGGCGGACTGCAGCGTGAGATCTTGCTCGGTTCAGACAAGGTAGGCGAAGAGGCGTTGATCAGATTCTATCTTCTTCACGTGATGATCTTGCCGTTGACGCTTTTGATGCTGATGGCGGTACATTTCTGGCGTATCCGAAAAGACGGCGGCCTGGCAAAGCCTGCTGACGCAGATGAACGCGTTGCGGAAGAAGCGAAGGAATTCTATCCTGTTTTCACCGACGCCCCGACCAAGACATACCATCTCGCCGCAGTAGTAAAAGGCAAAACTCCCGCAGTCGGCAGCGGCCCCGAACACACCGTTCCGTCGATGCCCCATCTTTTCTACGCCGAACTCGGTGTTCTGATGCTGACGACGCTCATTTGTCTCGCTTTGGCATTCGTGTCGGATGCACCACTTAAGGAACTCGCAAATCCGCTCGTTCCGGAAAATCCCGCAAAGGCACCATGGTACTTCCTTGGTTTGCAAGAGATCGTGTCTTTTTCCGCTTTCATGGGCGGGATCGGAATTCCGATGTTATGCGTGATCGGGCTCGGCCTTATTCCGTTCTTGGATCGTGAAAAGGAAGGCACAGGCGAGTGGTTCGGCGGCCCCGGCGGCTGGAAACTGGTCAAATGGTCGGTCGTCGTTGGATTCGCTGCATCGATCGCTGTCGAAGCGTTTGCGATCAAATTCGGTTGGCTCCGCGAATGGTTCCCGGATATTCCTCAGCTGTTTATAACGTTCATTAATCCCGGCACTGTTTTGACGGCGATCTACGCAACTTATTCGATCTGGGCAGTCAAGAAGTACAACTCGACACGCGCTGGTGCATTGGCACTGTTCACGTGCTTCTTGTGTGGATTCATCGTCCTTACTGTGATCGGAACATATTTCCGCGGGCCGAACTGGGATTTCTTCTGGTCGCCGTCTGATTGGGGAGGCCATTGA
- the tnpA gene encoding IS200/IS605 family transposase, with amino-acid sequence MANTYSQVYLHFVFSTKNRAELISANIEERVWSYIAGVAKHHGMTPIQIGGIETHVHAFVGLPTTMSSSEGAKALKGDSSYGIRREFEGMSNFGWQDGYGVFSVSHSAISSVTKYIKDQREHHSNRSFEEEYVALLQKHGIEYDERYLFD; translated from the coding sequence ATGGCCAATACATATTCCCAAGTCTATTTACATTTTGTATTCAGCACCAAAAATCGTGCCGAGTTGATTTCGGCGAATATTGAAGAGCGTGTTTGGTCATACATTGCCGGCGTTGCCAAACACCATGGAATGACTCCGATTCAAATCGGTGGTATTGAGACCCACGTGCACGCTTTCGTAGGTTTGCCTACGACGATGTCTTCAAGTGAGGGAGCAAAAGCACTAAAGGGAGATTCGTCGTACGGGATTCGTCGGGAATTTGAAGGAATGTCGAATTTTGGATGGCAAGATGGTTACGGCGTGTTTTCCGTTTCGCACTCCGCGATCTCATCGGTGACAAAGTATATAAAGGACCAACGCGAGCATCATTCAAATCGGAGCTTTGAGGAGGAATATGTTGCTCTCCTTCAGAAGCACGGCATCGAATATGATGAGCGGTATTTGTTCGACTGA
- a CDS encoding FAD-dependent oxidoreductase, with the protein MVPLNVHVPDANYHQNLISCQVACPVHTDARGYVRAIVDGRFEEAYLIARGPNPFASICGRICGAPCEIACRRGKIPKVNDDGKFVGQDRPIAIRALKRFACDQFGPEARPVSEVLASVKNFIPPVAADVEELAALLRAGANGAVEPGNGEKIAIIGAGPAGLSAAHDLALLGFKPVVFEIEPVAAGMLSVGVPAYRLPRDLIEKEVAVIEALGVEIRCGVKVGEDIKFSELREDFSAVIIAVGAKSSRGLDLTGEDGPGVIGGVDLLRSVSLGEDLEMGREIVVIGGGNVAYDVARSVVRQIAYDTARTAARLSDTANVHLVSLGAAEEMPADTIEIVEGDEEGIRRSNGWGPPKIVRDASGKVTGVAFRRCLRVYDEERKFSPLYDDEERKVIPCDTVLLAVGQAPALSFLEDGGKDIERMRGDWLKVDQITLQTTGKGVFVAGDLAHGTRLLIDAVASGKAAARSVYQYLTGKTLEQELIKTHIVLDRYRRERGYESIRRVEVPTIEPSERLEHPENVVEIGYSRDEAMREASRCLDCGVTPVFDGSRCVLCGGCADVCPTECLKLILLDRLEFDTQIDQMISSSIGADVELSENSAILKDEDRCIRCSLCAIRCPVDAISMERVTFSTNWSSQ; encoded by the coding sequence ATGGTACCGCTGAATGTTCACGTCCCGGACGCGAACTACCATCAAAACCTGATCTCCTGCCAAGTAGCCTGTCCGGTGCACACGGACGCTCGCGGATATGTCCGCGCGATCGTCGACGGCCGTTTCGAAGAGGCGTATTTGATTGCCCGCGGCCCCAATCCATTCGCCTCGATCTGCGGCCGCATCTGCGGGGCCCCGTGTGAGATCGCCTGCCGCCGAGGCAAGATCCCAAAAGTAAATGACGACGGCAAGTTCGTCGGCCAGGATCGGCCGATTGCTATCCGCGCGTTAAAGCGTTTCGCCTGTGATCAATTTGGGCCTGAGGCCAGACCGGTGAGCGAAGTTCTAGCTTCGGTCAAGAATTTCATACCGCCCGTCGCGGCTGATGTCGAGGAACTGGCTGCCCTGCTCCGGGCCGGAGCCAATGGTGCGGTTGAACCGGGAAATGGTGAAAAGATCGCGATCATCGGTGCCGGGCCGGCGGGACTTTCGGCCGCACACGATCTGGCGTTGTTGGGATTCAAGCCGGTCGTTTTCGAGATCGAACCTGTAGCGGCCGGCATGCTTTCAGTCGGCGTGCCGGCGTATAGGCTGCCCCGCGACCTGATCGAAAAAGAAGTCGCGGTGATCGAGGCTTTAGGCGTTGAGATCCGTTGTGGTGTGAAGGTCGGCGAAGATATCAAGTTCTCTGAGCTTCGAGAAGATTTTTCGGCAGTGATCATCGCAGTCGGTGCCAAATCATCACGCGGCCTTGATTTAACGGGAGAAGATGGCCCGGGCGTGATCGGCGGTGTCGACCTTCTGCGTTCGGTCTCTCTCGGCGAAGATCTCGAAATGGGCCGTGAGATCGTCGTAATCGGCGGCGGAAATGTCGCGTATGACGTCGCTCGATCCGTCGTCCGCCAGATCGCTTATGATACTGCCCGAACGGCCGCGAGGCTGTCGGATACCGCAAATGTACATCTCGTTTCACTCGGGGCGGCCGAAGAAATGCCCGCTGACACGATCGAGATCGTCGAGGGCGACGAAGAGGGCATCCGGCGCAGTAACGGCTGGGGCCCGCCCAAGATCGTCCGTGATGCAAGCGGCAAGGTGACCGGCGTTGCGTTTCGCAGATGCCTGAGGGTCTATGACGAAGAACGGAAATTCTCACCTCTCTATGACGATGAGGAAAGAAAGGTAATTCCCTGCGATACGGTCTTGCTCGCAGTCGGCCAGGCACCGGCACTCTCGTTCCTTGAAGATGGCGGCAAAGATATCGAACGCATGCGTGGTGATTGGCTCAAGGTCGATCAGATCACGCTCCAAACTACCGGCAAAGGCGTATTTGTCGCCGGCGATCTCGCCCACGGAACGCGTCTGCTGATCGACGCCGTCGCTTCTGGCAAGGCAGCGGCGCGTTCCGTATATCAATATCTGACAGGTAAGACGCTCGAACAAGAACTCATAAAAACCCACATCGTCCTCGACCGTTACCGCCGCGAACGCGGATACGAATCGATCCGCCGAGTCGAAGTGCCGACGATCGAACCGTCCGAACGTCTGGAACATCCCGAAAACGTAGTTGAGATCGGATATAGCCGGGACGAGGCGATGCGGGAGGCTTCACGCTGTCTTGACTGCGGCGTGACGCCGGTCTTTGACGGCAGCCGATGTGTTCTGTGCGGAGGCTGTGCGGATGTCTGCCCGACCGAGTGCCTGAAACTGATCTTGTTGGATCGGCTTGAATTTGATACCCAGATCGATCAGATGATCAGCTCATCGATCGGCGCTGACGTCGAGCTGAGCGAAAACTCAGCGATCCTCAAGGACGAGGACCGATGCATCCGCTGCTCTCTTTGCGCGATCCGCTGCCCGGTCGATGCCATATCAATGGAAAGAGTCACATTTTCGACAAACTGGAGTTCTCAATGA
- a CDS encoding MFS transporter — translation MKQTRSSGFFYGWIIVAISTLALVISNGVSIGGLPVFYKPIQEDLLAIGSVTAQTKDAVTGLGAGLTFLLAGIFSLVIGFLINRSGSKRFMIAGTLSLGSGLVYYSFAAKPLDVYLSHSLLGLSLGLVGVMIQTVLISNWFRRRRGLAMGVVLTGTSFGGVLIPIIATPLISNYGWRAALQLLSLLVWLVLLPGIILFVKDRAQDIGQNYDGDEIQTPDADETAPAEGATFGEALRSPLFWLIGLCAILIFYPIFTISQQFNLYLQNNVGVSKELAATAQSVLFVTSVGGKFLFGWLCDRFPTRLVITVCCFIMFLSTVMLVGFITHATIFIFLIPFGLGYGGTFVLIQLLTVESFGLKDIGKILGAITLIETTGGFLGSLITGRLASMNNGDYTLAFYGVTIAAGLAFLSTFAVNIFSKRRHLAEQN, via the coding sequence ATGAAACAAACAAGAAGTAGCGGATTTTTTTACGGATGGATCATCGTAGCCATTTCCACTCTCGCATTGGTGATCAGCAACGGCGTTTCCATTGGCGGTTTGCCGGTTTTCTATAAGCCGATACAAGAGGATCTTTTAGCTATCGGCAGCGTGACGGCTCAGACCAAGGATGCCGTTACAGGCCTCGGCGCAGGACTTACGTTCTTGCTTGCCGGTATCTTTTCACTCGTAATCGGATTTCTGATCAATCGCTCGGGATCGAAACGCTTTATGATCGCCGGAACGCTGAGCCTGGGCAGCGGACTTGTCTACTATTCGTTCGCCGCCAAACCGCTTGACGTTTACCTGTCACATTCGCTGCTGGGGCTTTCTTTGGGACTGGTCGGTGTGATGATCCAGACGGTTCTGATCTCAAACTGGTTTCGCCGCCGCCGCGGACTGGCCATGGGCGTTGTGCTGACAGGAACCAGCTTTGGAGGGGTTCTGATACCGATCATCGCCACGCCGCTCATTTCAAACTATGGTTGGCGAGCGGCACTTCAACTGCTCAGTTTGTTGGTTTGGCTCGTTCTTTTGCCCGGAATTATACTCTTCGTCAAAGATCGAGCTCAGGACATCGGTCAAAATTACGACGGGGACGAGATACAGACGCCGGATGCAGATGAGACCGCTCCGGCTGAGGGAGCCACGTTTGGCGAAGCACTTAGATCACCCTTGTTTTGGCTGATCGGACTGTGTGCGATCCTGATCTTTTACCCGATATTTACTATCAGTCAGCAGTTCAATCTTTACCTTCAAAACAATGTCGGCGTCTCCAAAGAACTGGCGGCAACGGCACAGAGCGTATTGTTTGTGACCAGCGTTGGCGGCAAGTTCTTGTTCGGTTGGCTTTGTGACCGGTTCCCGACCCGGCTTGTGATCACGGTCTGCTGTTTTATTATGTTCCTGTCGACCGTAATGCTGGTCGGGTTCATTACCCATGCCACGATATTTATATTCCTGATACCATTCGGTCTCGGCTACGGCGGAACATTCGTCCTCATACAATTACTGACGGTCGAGAGCTTCGGACTTAAGGATATCGGCAAGATCCTCGGTGCGATCACGCTGATCGAAACGACCGGGGGCTTTCTGGGATCATTGATCACCGGGAGGTTGGCGAGTATGAACAACGGCGACTACACGCTTGCATTTTACGGTGTGACGATTGCCGCCGGCCTTGCGTTTTTATCGACCTTTGCGGTCAATATCTTTAGTAAACGCCGGCACTTAGCTGAACAGAACTGA
- a CDS encoding c-type cytochrome, translating to MNKNKYLLMVSSIGVFLLLAAAAVSENFMKDWHGIQNSAKSAEGPIDVRLRQIVNPNLKVTDRCVTCHVGMASGEQITTDQKVGAAHKPVVHSPTEIGCTTCHGGQGQATEKDDAHGNVHFWTEPMLPARYAYASCGTCHTPLNVPNLPTLENARKTFERLDCYACHRLDGRGGTLRPGGNLTGMEGPDLSHVGLKGYKADWYEKHLAKSQAATDAAWTSSFREITDADRASLKTFLDTLMGAPKLIEAKAQFNSVGCAGCHTVGSFGGDAGVNLSLSGFKDPNQLNFSRVPGDHTLTNWIVQHFRLPASTVAGSQMPSLGLNENQIDLLTLYTLSLRRRTLPDIFLPKDRVRAMRFGEREFANDGQTIYSAVCSSCHGTDGRGKRFPGLVPNPSIVAPEALQYGSDDFLLQSIRNGRPGRPMLPWGERTNGFTDDEIRSVIAYVRQLGGNIQAIPDSKPQIWATGDAAIGEAIFASNCSGCHGKNGVGADGPALGNKAFLTSVSDTYLVEMIRRGRGGTTMLGFGNSSPVRRELTQADIESIVVFLRSMGSR from the coding sequence ATGAACAAGAATAAATATTTGTTGATGGTCTCAAGTATCGGCGTTTTCCTGCTCCTCGCAGCAGCGGCCGTTTCGGAAAATTTCATGAAGGACTGGCACGGGATCCAAAATAGTGCCAAGTCAGCCGAAGGGCCGATAGACGTTCGCCTGAGGCAGATAGTCAACCCGAATCTAAAGGTCACCGACCGCTGTGTGACGTGCCATGTCGGCATGGCGTCCGGCGAACAGATCACGACCGATCAGAAGGTCGGAGCCGCTCACAAACCGGTCGTTCATTCACCGACCGAGATCGGATGTACGACCTGTCACGGCGGCCAAGGCCAGGCAACGGAGAAAGACGATGCTCACGGAAATGTCCATTTTTGGACCGAGCCGATGCTTCCCGCAAGATATGCGTACGCGAGCTGCGGAACCTGTCACACGCCGCTCAACGTCCCAAATCTGCCGACGCTCGAGAACGCACGAAAAACATTCGAGCGGCTTGATTGCTATGCATGCCACCGCCTCGACGGCCGCGGAGGCACCCTTCGCCCGGGCGGGAATCTAACCGGTATGGAAGGTCCGGATCTATCGCACGTCGGCCTCAAGGGCTATAAGGCGGACTGGTACGAAAAACATCTCGCCAAATCGCAGGCCGCGACCGATGCCGCCTGGACGTCATCGTTCCGCGAAATTACCGATGCCGACCGTGCGTCGCTCAAGACATTCCTCGATACATTAATGGGTGCACCGAAATTGATCGAGGCCAAGGCACAGTTCAATTCGGTCGGATGTGCAGGTTGTCATACGGTCGGATCTTTTGGCGGTGACGCGGGCGTAAACCTCTCACTTTCCGGATTTAAGGACCCTAACCAACTGAATTTTAGTCGCGTTCCCGGCGACCACACGCTAACCAATTGGATTGTTCAGCATTTCCGTTTGCCGGCATCAACTGTCGCGGGTTCACAGATGCCGTCTCTTGGCCTAAATGAGAATCAGATAGACCTGCTCACGCTTTACACACTCTCGCTGCGTCGAAGGACATTGCCCGATATCTTTCTTCCTAAGGATCGTGTAAGAGCGATGCGATTTGGCGAACGAGAATTTGCCAATGACGGCCAGACGATCTACTCAGCCGTATGTTCGAGTTGCCACGGAACTGATGGCCGCGGAAAACGCTTTCCTGGCCTTGTACCAAATCCGTCGATCGTCGCACCGGAAGCTCTTCAGTATGGATCGGACGATTTTCTATTACAGTCGATTCGCAATGGCCGTCCCGGACGTCCGATGTTGCCCTGGGGCGAAAGAACGAATGGATTCACCGATGACGAAATACGATCGGTCATCGCCTACGTACGGCAACTCGGCGGAAATATTCAGGCGATTCCCGATTCAAAGCCGCAGATCTGGGCGACGGGCGATGCAGCGATCGGTGAAGCTATTTTTGCGTCCAACTGCTCTGGCTGCCATGGAAAGAACGGTGTCGGCGCCGACGGACCGGCTCTCGGCAATAAGGCATTTCTAACAAGTGTTTCGGATACCTATTTGGTCGAGATGATCCGGCGCGGACGCGGCGGAACTACAATGCTCGGATTTGGCAATTCGTCGCCCGTTCGGAGGGAGCTAACGCAGGCGGATATCGAATCGATCGTGGTGTTTCTGCGTTCAATGGGTTCTAGATAG
- a CDS encoding ubiquinol-cytochrome c reductase iron-sulfur subunit produces the protein MTTHPSEKQSRFDPEPLPRRDFLGLFALGSMAAAFALSIFGMLKLPKAAVSASPAKKFNVALPDTLPEGEPFVPPGRNVAVFRDGEGVFAISTVCTHLGCIVKTSAAGFDCPCHGSGFQKDGTVRKGPAPTPLPWLKVSKNGSILTIDEEATVKTGTKV, from the coding sequence ATGACAACACATCCGAGTGAGAAGCAATCACGATTTGATCCCGAGCCGTTGCCGCGACGTGATTTTTTGGGCCTATTCGCACTTGGCTCGATGGCAGCTGCCTTTGCCCTTTCGATCTTCGGAATGCTCAAACTGCCAAAAGCCGCGGTCTCGGCTTCACCGGCGAAGAAATTCAACGTTGCTCTCCCTGACACGCTGCCGGAAGGCGAGCCGTTTGTTCCGCCAGGACGCAACGTCGCAGTCTTTCGTGATGGCGAAGGCGTTTTCGCGATCTCGACAGTCTGCACGCATTTGGGCTGCATTGTTAAGACGAGTGCAGCAGGATTTGATTGCCCATGTCATGGTTCGGGCTTTCAAAAGGACGGTACGGTGAGAAAGGGCCCAGCTCCGACACCGCTGCCGTGGCTAAAGGTGTCAAAGAACGGTTCAATACTCACCATTGACGAGGAAGCGACTGTAAAGACCGGAACAAAGGTGTAG